A genomic region of Chloroflexota bacterium contains the following coding sequences:
- the rsmI gene encoding 16S rRNA (cytidine(1402)-2'-O)-methyltransferase gives MAVLYVVATPIGNLEDISPRGLRILQEVGLIAAEDTRHTRKLLQRYQIETRLIAYHEHNKLARLDTILLALANGDAVALVSDAGTPAISDPGYELVGAVIEAGFAVVPIPGPSAVITGLSASGLPTDRFYYLGFPPRRSKERCALFSEVVDIPATLVLYEAPHRICESLADALSVLGDRPAAVARELTKLHEQFVRGTLSELLAHFNATEPRGEFVLMIGGATRPAKRKPISTATNELGVAVTTDEAPVAVDWDLIRSELQRLRAEGWTGTKAAKHLAKHYELDRHQVYSEWSNLPE, from the coding sequence ATGGCTGTACTGTATGTGGTTGCCACACCAATTGGTAACCTTGAAGATATTAGCCCACGTGGCTTGCGAATTTTGCAAGAGGTTGGCTTAATTGCCGCTGAAGACACTCGCCACACCCGCAAATTATTGCAGCGCTATCAGATTGAAACGCGATTGATCGCCTACCACGAGCATAACAAACTAGCCCGTTTGGATACAATTTTGCTGGCTTTGGCCAACGGCGATGCTGTGGCGTTAGTTAGCGATGCTGGCACGCCAGCGATCTCCGACCCTGGCTACGAGCTGGTTGGCGCAGTAATCGAGGCTGGATTTGCAGTTGTGCCAATTCCTGGGCCAAGCGCGGTAATTACTGGCTTGAGTGCTTCGGGCCTGCCAACCGATCGCTTTTATTATTTGGGCTTTCCGCCGCGCCGTTCCAAAGAGCGTTGTGCGTTGTTCAGCGAGGTTGTTGATATTCCGGCAACCTTGGTGTTGTATGAAGCGCCGCATCGGATTTGCGAAAGTTTGGCTGATGCTCTTAGCGTTTTAGGCGATCGTCCTGCCGCCGTAGCGCGTGAATTAACCAAACTTCACGAGCAATTTGTCCGTGGCACGCTCAGCGAATTACTGGCCCATTTCAATGCCACTGAGCCACGCGGCGAGTTTGTGCTGATGATCGGCGGAGCCACGCGGCCTGCCAAACGCAAACCAATCAGCACTGCAACCAATGAATTGGGGGTTGCAGTTACAACCGATGAGGCTCCAGTCGCAGTCGATTGGGATTTGATTCGGAGTGAGTTGCAACGCTTGCGGGCTGAAGGCTGGACGGGAACCAAAGCTGCCAAACATCTGGCCAAACACTATGAGCTTGATCGCCATCAAGTCTATAGCGAATGGAGCAACTTGCCAGAATAA
- a CDS encoding YihY/virulence factor BrkB family protein: MQPSIINLFKQTFKEWGDDKVPRLGAALAYYTVFSLAPLLIIAISIAGLVFDQEAARGEVTRQLATLINDDAAQAINEIIQQSSNQRSGIIGTLVGLATLLFGASGVFGQLKDAMNTIWGVQPKPGRGIWGIVQERFFSFTMVLGVGFLLLVSLIISTLLEAGKNWLFGAEIGIVFQIINLIVSFGIITVVFGLLFKFLPDVKMAWRDVWIGAALTALLFTIGKFAIGQYLSTSSTASTFGAAGSLIIVLLWVYYSSQILFFGAELTQVYANMYGSHVQPDDDAVAVTAAARAEQGLSNPDSPRDQRTPRPKLATSKPQIIVTERFKSLEKQRYVAAVLGFLLAVVAGAFKSLLNDKSPS, encoded by the coding sequence ATGCAGCCAAGTATTATTAATTTATTTAAACAAACATTTAAAGAGTGGGGCGATGACAAAGTACCACGGCTTGGAGCAGCCTTGGCCTACTACACGGTATTTTCGCTTGCGCCACTGTTGATTATTGCAATTAGCATTGCGGGCTTGGTGTTTGATCAAGAGGCAGCGCGTGGTGAGGTTACGCGCCAGTTAGCTACGTTAATTAATGATGATGCAGCCCAAGCGATCAACGAAATTATTCAGCAATCAAGTAACCAGCGCTCAGGCATTATTGGCACATTAGTTGGTTTGGCAACCTTGCTCTTTGGTGCTTCCGGCGTTTTTGGCCAGCTTAAAGATGCCATGAACACGATTTGGGGGGTGCAGCCAAAGCCTGGTCGTGGGATTTGGGGCATCGTGCAGGAGCGTTTTTTCTCGTTTACGATGGTGCTGGGCGTGGGCTTTTTGCTCTTAGTTTCGCTGATTATCAGCACGTTGCTTGAGGCGGGCAAAAATTGGCTGTTTGGCGCAGAGATTGGTATTGTCTTTCAGATCATCAATTTAATCGTTTCATTCGGCATTATCACAGTTGTGTTTGGCCTGTTATTCAAATTTTTGCCTGATGTTAAGATGGCTTGGCGCGATGTTTGGATTGGCGCAGCACTCACAGCATTGCTCTTCACCATCGGTAAATTTGCGATTGGCCAATATCTGAGCACCAGCAGCACCGCCTCGACGTTTGGCGCGGCTGGCTCATTGATTATTGTACTGTTATGGGTTTATTATTCGAGCCAAATTCTCTTTTTTGGAGCCGAACTGACCCAAGTCTATGCCAATATGTATGGTTCGCATGTGCAGCCTGATGATGATGCTGTAGCCGTGACTGCCGCTGCCCGCGCTGAACAAGGCCTGAGCAATCCCGATTCGCCGCGTGATCAGCGCACGCCTCGACCAAAACTGGCCACTAGTAAACCACAAATTATTGTCACTGAACGCTTTAAATCATTGGAAAAACAACGCTATGTGGCAGCAGTTTTAGGCTTTCTGCTGGCAGTGGTAGCGGGGGCATTTAAGAGTTTACTCAACGATAAATCGCCATCGTAA
- the aroF gene encoding 3-deoxy-7-phosphoheptulonate synthase: MITLDCKLAARTPERQRTTVDVGGVRIGAEEIVVIAGPCSVENEEQILATAQAVRAAGAHMLRGGAYKPRTSPYAFRGLGEEGLQLLAKARAATDLPVVTEVMTPADVGLVAEYADMLQIGARNMQNFHLLEAVGRIQKPVLLKRGLSGTIQEWLLAAEYILNCGNPNVVLCERGIRTFEPSLRNTLDLGALAFVKELSHLPVIADPSHGVGRSSLVGPLAMASLAAGADGLILEVHPHPERSVSDAQQTVDFAEFADIMLRADAVASAVGRSLHLPAITPAYAEAADVPA, from the coding sequence TTGATCACTCTGGATTGTAAGCTCGCCGCGCGGACGCCCGAACGGCAACGCACGACGGTAGATGTTGGCGGCGTTCGCATCGGCGCGGAGGAGATTGTCGTTATTGCCGGCCCTTGCAGCGTGGAAAACGAGGAGCAAATTCTGGCGACGGCGCAGGCGGTGCGCGCTGCAGGGGCGCATATGCTGCGCGGCGGCGCCTACAAGCCACGCACATCGCCGTATGCGTTCCGCGGCCTGGGCGAGGAAGGGCTGCAACTACTGGCCAAAGCCCGCGCAGCAACCGACCTGCCGGTGGTCACCGAAGTGATGACACCGGCCGATGTGGGATTGGTCGCCGAGTACGCCGATATGCTTCAGATCGGCGCGCGGAATATGCAGAATTTCCATCTGTTGGAGGCCGTAGGCCGCATCCAGAAGCCGGTGTTGCTGAAACGCGGCCTGTCGGGGACGATCCAGGAGTGGCTGCTGGCGGCAGAATATATCTTGAACTGCGGCAATCCCAATGTCGTCCTGTGCGAGCGGGGCATCCGCACCTTCGAACCCAGCCTGCGCAACACGCTCGACCTCGGCGCCCTGGCCTTCGTCAAGGAACTGAGCCATCTCCCGGTCATCGCCGACCCCAGTCATGGCGTGGGGCGCAGCAGCCTGGTCGGCCCGCTTGCCATGGCCAGCCTCGCCGCCGGGGCCGACGGGCTGATCCTGGAGGTTCACCCGCACCCCGAGCGCTCGGTTTCGGACGCCCAGCAGACCGTGGATTTCGCCGAATTCGCCGACATTATGCTGCGGGCGGATGCGGTGGCCTCTGCCGTGGGGCGCAGCCTGCACCTGCCAGCGATCACGCCCGCCTACGCCGAGGCGGCGGATGTCCCCGCCTGA
- a CDS encoding ABC transporter permease, translating into MISETQVTRDTHYVKSSKSKPISSWKVFAATTVKDLLIQFRYLPNLVGRLFELTIRIGFFYLLASITTYTVAGSVLTGRSLIVFMFGGLLLFVYSNTSFTAPMNAVSNDLHNGTLEYLYSNPSSRYAYFLGNVLSSAIVNQIVFLPLYIVLFFIAEATAFNMLMVLLVCLAVMGVLISIGIMIAMLALIWRQVGAFVQILAILFEFVSGTYFPLSAYPLPLQYLAYALPYTWGYDLIRYYSLQNKWQTILPPWIEWCILGAYAVVFMVISRILLVRAERRSKKLGLHFI; encoded by the coding sequence ATGATCTCGGAAACTCAAGTCACGCGTGATACTCACTATGTGAAATCCAGCAAATCGAAACCAATATCGTCGTGGAAGGTCTTCGCCGCCACCACGGTCAAGGATCTGCTCATCCAGTTTCGCTATCTGCCCAACCTCGTGGGCCGGCTTTTCGAACTGACAATTCGCATCGGCTTCTTCTATTTGCTCGCCAGCATCACGACCTACACTGTCGCCGGCTCGGTGCTAACCGGCCGCAGCCTGATCGTTTTTATGTTCGGCGGGTTGCTGCTGTTCGTCTACAGCAATACCTCTTTCACGGCGCCCATGAACGCCGTCAGCAACGACTTGCACAACGGCACCCTGGAGTACCTGTACAGCAATCCGTCGTCGCGCTATGCCTATTTCCTGGGCAACGTGCTGTCCAGCGCGATCGTGAACCAGATTGTGTTTCTGCCACTGTACATCGTCCTGTTTTTCATCGCCGAGGCGACCGCCTTCAACATGCTTATGGTGTTGCTCGTCTGCCTAGCGGTGATGGGCGTGCTGATCTCGATCGGCATCATGATCGCCATGCTCGCGCTGATCTGGCGCCAGGTCGGCGCGTTTGTGCAAATCCTGGCCATCCTGTTTGAATTCGTGTCGGGAACCTACTTCCCGCTTTCCGCCTATCCGCTGCCGCTCCAGTATCTGGCCTACGCGCTGCCTTACACCTGGGGCTATGACCTGATCCGCTACTACAGCCTGCAAAACAAGTGGCAGACGATCCTGCCTCCGTGGATTGAGTGGTGCATCCTGGGCGCGTACGCCGTGGTTTTCATGGTGATCTCGCGAATTCTGCTGGTCAGGGCCGAGCGGCGTTCCAAGAAGCTTGGCTTACATTTCATCTAG
- a CDS encoding ABC transporter ATP-binding protein, with protein MMTISISVKDLRKSYGKDSAVLKGLSLDLYQDEILALLGPNGSGKTTLIKILATLLTKDSGKVHILGHDLDDDENEIRHVFGYVGQDTERSAYSRLTVVENLQFFGALRGLDKRQVNAQIEKLVEYFDFKSNLKKYFGYLSGGQKQTVVIMRALLHDPAVIYLDEPTKGLDPLIAKNIRSFLKKYVKEEHKTLLLTSHILSEVDELSSRVALIHDGVIASVGTAQELKQGVGVDGFIELQKHSIPTGVVDKILRLPPVLNSDDQDSEWVSFGINNMVDAMEGIIHILREEQIQSQFRYRNVSLEDAFVYRMGLLSDGFEA; from the coding sequence ATGATGACGATCTCCATATCGGTCAAAGACTTGCGTAAATCGTATGGCAAAGACAGCGCCGTTTTGAAAGGGCTGTCGCTGGATCTCTACCAGGATGAGATCTTGGCACTGCTCGGCCCGAACGGCTCGGGTAAAACCACCCTGATCAAAATCCTCGCCACCTTGCTGACCAAGGACTCGGGCAAGGTGCATATCCTTGGCCACGACTTGGACGACGACGAAAACGAAATCCGCCATGTCTTCGGCTACGTCGGCCAAGATACCGAGCGCTCGGCCTACTCGCGCCTGACCGTAGTCGAGAACCTGCAATTCTTCGGTGCTCTGCGCGGGCTTGACAAGCGACAGGTCAACGCCCAGATCGAGAAACTGGTCGAATACTTCGATTTCAAGTCCAACCTGAAAAAGTACTTCGGCTACCTGTCTGGCGGCCAAAAACAAACCGTGGTGATTATGCGGGCGCTCCTACACGATCCGGCCGTGATTTACCTCGATGAGCCGACCAAAGGCCTCGACCCGCTGATCGCCAAGAATATCCGCAGCTTTCTCAAGAAGTATGTCAAGGAAGAGCACAAAACCTTGCTGCTGACTTCGCACATTTTGTCCGAAGTCGACGAGCTATCGAGCCGGGTCGCGCTCATCCACGACGGCGTGATCGCGTCGGTCGGCACAGCGCAGGAGCTCAAGCAGGGGGTCGGCGTCGACGGCTTCATCGAATTGCAAAAACACTCGATCCCGACGGGTGTCGTCGACAAAATCCTCCGTCTGCCGCCAGTCCTCAACAGCGACGATCAGGATAGCGAATGGGTGTCGTTTGGCATCAACAATATGGTCGATGCCATGGAAGGGATCATCCATATCTTGCGCGAAGAACAGATCCAGAGCCAGTTCCGCTACCGCAACGTCTCGCTCGAAGACGCCTTTGTGTATCGGATGGGCTTGCTGTCCGATGGGTTTGAAGCTTAA
- a CDS encoding alpha/beta fold hydrolase translates to MTTIDQTTTKWLTFPRPNPQAKIRLFCFSYAGGGASTFRPWMQHLAPSIELCAVQLPGRENRLREAPLTRVDPIVDTLKQMLPAYFDKPFALFGHSLGAILAFELARALRNHPEARLAHVFVSARIAPQAIDPEPPIYQLPEAQFLAKLRQLNGTPTMVFENEELLEMLMPILRADFALNETYAYRPEPPLDVPLTVFGGTEDPKVSEAELKEWSAQAGGRFALKMFPGDHFFVSSAQQAIVSLINGELQTVHG, encoded by the coding sequence ATGACAACTATCGACCAAACCACCACCAAATGGCTGACCTTTCCCCGACCCAATCCTCAGGCCAAAATACGCCTGTTTTGCTTCTCCTACGCCGGCGGCGGAGCGTCGACCTTCCGCCCATGGATGCAACACCTGGCGCCAAGCATCGAGCTGTGCGCCGTCCAGCTGCCCGGCCGCGAGAACCGGCTTCGCGAGGCCCCGCTGACCCGCGTTGATCCGATCGTCGATACCTTGAAACAGATGCTGCCGGCGTATTTTGATAAACCCTTCGCTTTGTTCGGCCATAGTCTGGGTGCCATCCTGGCCTTCGAACTGGCGCGCGCCCTGCGCAACCATCCCGAGGCTCGGCTGGCCCATGTGTTTGTGTCGGCCCGCATTGCTCCGCAGGCGATCGATCCGGAGCCGCCGATCTACCAGTTGCCAGAAGCCCAGTTCCTGGCCAAACTGCGCCAGCTCAACGGCACCCCGACGATGGTGTTCGAGAACGAGGAACTGCTGGAGATGCTCATGCCGATCCTGCGAGCTGATTTCGCCCTCAATGAAACCTACGCCTACCGGCCAGAGCCGCCGCTTGATGTGCCACTGACGGTGTTTGGCGGCACCGAGGACCCCAAGGTCAGCGAGGCCGAGCTGAAGGAATGGTCGGCCCAGGCGGGCGGGCGCTTCGCGCTCAAGATGTTCCCCGGCGACCATTTCTTTGTTAGCAGCGCCCAGCAGGCGATTGTTTCGCTAATCAACGGCGAGCTTCAGACAGTCCATGGCTAG